A region from the Pochonia chlamydosporia 170 chromosome Unknown PCv3seq00013, whole genome shotgun sequence genome encodes:
- a CDS encoding restless-like transposase (similar to Metarhizium robertsii ARSEF 23 XP_007816583.1) codes for MLLTFYFRLVLRFRQDEKILLTMPLTECCCDVSDSGFGSAPELTPCPTLNSTESTLTPVSRRTTPAPGDEHYERTLWRHFPGWTFSERARETRCWAWQFGYDIQKEDERRWICRACIRKNAPNPRHFEADGIQNAYNHLFNHHGIPAPPGMTKGSAEKKLNSKGRRATGQRTLVESMKLDLKDPREQAIANDFIKRFDKEHFRRLLIDWIVAKNHSFSISEEAELQAIFDYLNPSVSARKANVTHTTVREKIVAAFEQHKQTVIDVLCKAPGLIHMSFDGWRSGNRHALYGICCFYRGENNMLCKITLGLPEVSAKHTGPNIAAEILDVIESYQIQHKIGYFTLDNAKNNDTAMEIIGAELGFVGSRRRGRCFGHILNISAKAILFGHDADAFERRVSGGEPLTEAEHLIWRKKGPAGKLHNLVVAIHRSDLLTGMLRSIQQEAFAKSSDPKLNARKPLDVILDNDTRWLSQLYMIRRALLLRDYIERLIAHHRIEFEQQHKTKRGGLRKSLALPFICQPENQLSDKNWEVVEIFAQVLTYYEATIKMLEGDGQIRKRKRGWTGSYGNIWDVIQGFELLLEQLERFKDIAKDFPDLEHFRVNINLGWQKLNEYYGMLSETPIYYTGLALHPAYRWKWFERNWADRPEWIDEAKRIVHDVRRFEYREAALLGEEPLAVEPALKQRKTSDNPFQEYLKRNRYTSPEAGQDGLTPVEDEYLHWITHCESGDGSINDPLAYWHEKRHKYPNLSRMALDYLTIQPMSAECERLFSAAGRMVNPLRHQLEAQIIGMCQVLRSWLRAGIINDLDPFFISVNEEQVDMELAQMSGQQLEEWATKWLTQMESVQEEMEASWR; via the coding sequence ATGTTGTTGACCTTTTACTTCCGCCTTGTTTTGCGATTTCGACAAGATGAAAAGATTCTTTTGACTATGCCCTTGACGGAATGCTGCTGCGATGTCTCTGACAGCGGCTTCGGATCGGCACCCGAATTAACGCCCTGCCCGACGCTAAATTCTACCGAGTCGACCTTGACCCCTGTCTCCAGGCGGACAACCCCTGCCCCAGGCGATGAACACTACGAGCGTACGCTGTGGAGGCATTTCCCTGGCTGGACTTTCTCTGAGCGAGCCAGAGAGACGCGTTGCTGGGCCTGGCAATTTGGATATGACAttcaaaaagaagacgagcgcagatggaTTTGCCGAGCGTGCATTCGCAAGAATGCCCCAAATCCACGTCATTTTGAAGCTGATGGCATCCAGAACGCGTACAATCACCTTTTCAACCACCACGGGATTCCCGCCCCGCCCGGAATGACGAAAGGAAGCGCTGAAAAAAAGCTGAATTCTAAGGGTAGAAGGGCTACGGGGCAGCGGACCCTGGTGGAATCCATGAAGCTTGATCTAAAAGACCCACGTGAACAAGCCATTGCGAATGACTTCATCAAACGCTTCGACAAGGAACACTTCCGGCGGCTTCTGATCGACTGGATCGTGGCCAAGAACCACTCCTTTTCTATTTCTGAAGAGGCAGAACTCCAAGCCATCTTCGACTACTTGAACCCGTCAGTTTCGGCACGTAAAGCCAATGTTACCCACACAACGGTTCGAGAAAAGATCGTCGCCGCGTTCGAACAACACAAACAGACGGTGATAGATGTCTTATGCAAGGCGCCTGGCCTTATCCACATGTCCTTCGACGGCTGGCGGTCCGGAAATCGACATGCATTATACGGTATATGTTGCTTCTATAGGGGCGAAAACAATATGCTTTGTAAGATTACGCTAGGGCTTCCCGAAGTCAGCGCCAAGCACACAGGGCCAAATATCGCCGCCGAAATTCTCGACGTAATTGAATCGTACCAGATCCAACACAAGATTGGCTATTTCACGCTTGACAACGCGAAAAACAATGACACCGCTATGGAGATTATTGGTGCAGAGCTCGGCTTCGTGGGGTCGCGCAGGCGAGGGCGCTGTTTTGGGCATATATTGAACATCTCCGCCAAAGCCATTCTATTTGGCCacgatgctgatgctttTGAGCGGCGGGTATCAGGGGGAGAACCTCTTACTGAAGCAGAACACTTGATCTGGCGTAAGAAGGGGCCAGCAGGCAAACTGCACAATCTTGTGGTAGCTATCCACAGGTCTGACTTGTTGACTGGCATGCTTCGCAGCATTCAACAAGAAGCTTTCGCCAAGTCGTCCGACCCCAAACTTAACGCCAGAAAGCCGTTGGACGTTATTTTAGACAACGACACCAGATGGTTGTCACAATTATACATGATACGACGAGCTCTACTTCTTCGTGACTATATCGAGCGACTTATTGCCCACCATCGAATCGAATTCGAGCAACAACACAAGACTAAGAGGGGTGGCCTGAGGAAGTCACTCGCATTGCCCTTTATTTGCCAGCCAGAGAACCAGCTATCCGACAAGAACTGGGAAGTGGTCGAGATATTTGCGCAGGTCCTTACTTACTACGAGGCTACGATCAAAATGCTCGAAGGCGACGGCCAGATTCGCAAGCGGAAGCGTGGGTGGACTGGCTCATATGGCAATATTTGGGACGTTATCCAAGGCTTTGAACTCCTcctcgagcagcttgaaCGCTTCAAGGATATTGCGAAGGACTTTCCTGATCTTGAACACTTCAGGGTCAACATCAATTTGGGCTGGCAGAAGTTGAATGAATACTACGGGATGTTGAGCGAGACGCCAATATACTACACTGGCCTTGCGCTCCATCCAGCGTACCGATGGAAATGGTTTGAGCGCAACTGGGCTGACCGTCCTGAGTGGATTGACGAGGCGAAAAGAATTGTTCACGATGTCAGGCGTTTTGAGTATCGGGAGGCCGCTTTGCTTGGTGAGGAGCCATTAGCTGTCGAGCCAGCTTTGAAGCAGCGGAAGACTTCGGACAATCCGTTCCAGGAATATCTCAAACGAAACCGCTACACATCGCCAGAAGCAGGCCAGGATGGCCTGACGCCGGTCGAAGACGAATACCTCCATTGGATTACTCACTGCGAAAGTGGCGATGGCTCCATCAACGATCCTCTGGCGTACTGGCACGAGAAGCGCCACAAGTATCCAAACTTATCGCGAATGGCGCTCGACTATCTCAcgattcagccaatgtcTGCCGAGTGTGAGCGTCTTTTCTCCGCAGCAGGTCGGATGGTGAACCCCCTGCGCCACCAACTTGAAGCCCAGATTATCGGCATGTGCCAGGTATTGCGGTCATGGCTGAGGGCGGGCATTATTAATGACTTAGATCCCTTCTTTATTTCGGTAAACGAAGAACAAGTCGATATGGAATTGGCTCAGATGTCTGGACAACAGCTAGAGGAATGGGCAACAAAGTGGCTTACTCAGATGGAAAGTGTCcaagaggagatggaagctaGTTGGAGATAa
- a CDS encoding WD domain protein (similar to Neosartorya fischeri NRRL 181 XP_001262713.1) — protein MLSRFSKFKTKFKPLPQTAQPQKALAHRELTQSQASPPLVTTPKSAAEAATSLPDVAPSQTSLSSLQERLWNQAYDELKASEPKAVDAYETILSNELCPGNNMQNEMGKTPDTRCQQMQQLVQAGLNRTLKEASIKQGIGECMEAVQAMRGIVGKAIQAAPQAAVAWVGVCIGLEIISKPVTEALSNRKGISYVLSRVNWYWNLAHLLLDKNKAVDSSAELRDELESHIVKLYQKLLLYQIKSICLYRRKQLSIIGRDLLSLDDWVGQLHDIREAENAIKNDAEQYNCEQIKEYISNLATTAASQEKKLDGIYSAIQDQTQRQEEKFQDDKDKQCLKDLYETNPIKDKERIQDTKGGLLRGSYLWILENTDFRQFRNNPQSRLLWIKGDPGKGKTMLLCGIIDELQKEPDTVLSYFFCQATEAQLSNATSVLRGLMYLLLGKRPSLISHLRAKYDTAGEKLFQGINVWGSLAEILTDMLKDPTFTDAVFVVDALDECTTNRSQLFDFIVESSSSSSRVKWIISSRNWPEIEEQLNTAKQKVRLQLELNQNSISDAITTYINHKVNQLGRLKNYDEGTRNAVQHYLAESASGTFLWVALVCQELADPKVRKRHTLAKLKAFPPGLNSLYGRMIEFINDSADADICKQVLAITSVVYRPLSLHELKTLAGSLEDLGLDDLREITGSCGSFLTLREDIVYFVHQSAKDYLLNEGSDAILPSGISDQHHAIFLRSLKALSQTLKRDIYDLRAPGLLVDQLSPPDPDPLGPLRYSTVYWVDHLGDSKSTKTDPNSDVEDGGIIHEFIRKNYLYWLECLSLLHYVPEGVKAMQKLEDIARNTKLQQLSELVQDARRFILSHKLAMEIAPLQLYTAALLFSPANSLVRVLFKKEEPDWVTPKPVMRLDWGECLQTLEGHSGWVWAVAFSHDSKLVASASQDKTIRIWHADTGECTQRLEGHRDHVNSVAFSHDSKLVASASDDETIRIWHADTGECTQTLEGHSGRVNSVAFSHDSKLVASGSGDGTIRIWHADTGDETIRIWHADTGECTQRLEGHSGWVISVAFSHDSKLVASAAKDKTIRIWHADTGECTQRLEGHSGWVYLVAFSHDSKLVASASNDETIRIWHADTGECTQTLEGHRDEVYWVAFSHDSKLVASASNDETIRIWHADTGECTQTLEGHRDQVNSVAFSHDSKLVASASQDKMIRIWHADTGECTQTLEGHSSWVNSVAFSHDSKLVASGSGDGTIRIWHADTGECTQRLEGHSGWAWAVVFSHDSKLVASASKDKTIRIWHADTGECTQRLEGHSGWAWAVVFSHDSKLVASASKDKTIRIWHADRGECTQRLEGHCGWVYSVAFSHDSKLVASASQDKTIRIWHADTGECMQRLEGHSGWVNSVAFSHDSKLVASASNDETIRIWHADTGDCTQRLEGHSGRVNSVAFSHDSKLVASGSGDETIRIWHADTGNCTQIINTRLTTTILSFELDNAHLRTTKNSFSVLGDNAPPYCFADLLLQPPASVIAHRPTYGISQDQRWVTLNGENTLWLPVEFRPNCWAVSGSTIVIGCYSGRVIIIGFNQSGRPEVFSR, from the exons ATGTTGTCCCGCTTTAGCAAGTTTAAGACCAAATTTAAACCCCTGCCGCAGACTGCTCAACCACAGAAAGCCTTAGCTCATCGCGAACTCACGCAGTCCCAAGCATCTCCACCATTGGTGACTACCCCGAAGTCTGCAGCCGAGGCGGCGACATCACTGCCCGACGTTGCTCCTTCTCAAACCTCGCTGTCGAGTCTGCAGGAGCGACTTTGGAACCAGGCATACGATGAACTTAAAGCCAGCGAGCCTAAAGCAGTCGATGCGTACGAGACGATCCTATCCAATGAACTTTGCCCAGGGAATAATATGCAAAATGAGATGGGCAAGACTCCTGATACAAGGTGTcaacaaatgcaacagcTGGTCCAGGCAGGACTAAACCGCACACTCAAGGAAGCCTCTATCAAGCAGGGAATCGGTGAATGCATGGAGGCGGTGCAAGCAATGAGAGGAATAGTCGGCAAGGCCATACAGGCTGCTCCACAAGCTGCGGTCGcatgggttggtgtttgcatTGGCTTAGAG ATCATTTCGAAACCAGTCACTGAGGCTCTTAGCAATCGCAAGGGAATATCTTATGTTCTATCGAGAGTGAATTGGTACTGGAACCTGGCGCATCTCTTATTAGACAAAAATAAGGCTGTCGACTCCTCTGCTGAGCTACGCGACGAATTAGAGAGCCATATCGTCAAACTCTACCAAAAACTCCTCTTATACCAGATAAAGAGCATCTGTCTTTATCGCCGGAAACAGCTTAGTATTATTGGCAGGGATCTACTTTCGCTTGATGACTGGGTTGGCCAACTTCATGACATCCGAGAAGCAGAGAATGCCATCAAAAATGATGCAGAGCAGTACAATTGTGAGCAGATAAAGGAATACATTAGCAATCTCGCTACTACTGCTGCTTcccaagaaaagaagctcgaTGGCATCTATTCAGCTATTCAGGACCAAACACAGCGACAAGAGGAGAAGTTTCAAGACGACAAAGACAAGCAGTGCTTGAAAGACCTATATGAAACCAATCCTATTAAGGACAAGGAGCGCATTCAGGATACAAAGGGCGGTTTACTTAGGGGCTCGTATCTCTGGATTCTTGAAAACACCGACTTCAGACAATTTCGCAATAATCCGCAGAGCCGGCTACTATGGATTAAGGGTGACCCTGGTAAAGGCAAGACTATGCTTTTGTGCGGCATTATTGACGAGCTGCAGAAAGAACCCGATACAGTCTTATCCTACTTCTTCTGCCAAGCTACCGAGGCTCAATTGAGCAACGCAACATCTGTCCTACGTGGCCTTATGTACCTCCTCTTAGGGAAGCGACCGTCACTAATTTCACATCTGCGGGCAAAGTATGATACTGCAGGCGAAAAGCTATTTCAAGGCATAAATGTGTGGGGGTCACTGGCTGAGATACTCACGGATATGTTGAAGGATCCAACCTTCACAGATGCTGTCTTCGTGGTGGACGCACTGGACGAGTGTACCACAAACAGATCTCAGCTTTTTGACTTCATTGTAgaatcgtcatcatcttcatctcgtgTGAAGTGGATTATTTCTAGTCGAAACTGGCCAGAAATTGAGGAACAACTAAACACTGCGAAGCAGAAAGTCAGATTACAGCTCGAATTGAATCAGAACTCCATCTCCGACGCCATCACCACGTATATTAACCATAAGGTGAATCAGTTAGGTCGTTTAAAGAATTACGATGAGGGAACAAGGAATGCTGTCCAACACTATTTGGCAGAAAGTGCTAGTGGTACCTTTCTCTGGGTTGCCTTGGTTTGTCAAGAGCTTGCGGATCCGAAGGTTAGAAAACGGCACACTCTTGCTAAGCTTAAGGCATTTCCTCCAGGACTGAACTCGCTGTATGGCCGGATGATAGAATTCATTAACGATTCTGCCGATGCGGATATTTGCAAGCAGGTCCTCGCTATCACTTCGGTCGTATATCGACCTCTTAGCCTGCATGAGTTAAAGACTCTTGCTGGGTCTCTGGAGGATTTGGGCCTGGACGACTTAAGAGAAATTACTGGGTCATGTGGCTCTTTCTTAACTCTCCGAGAAGATATCGTTTACTTTGTGCATCAATCGGCAAAGGATTACCTGCTCAATGAGGGGTCTGATGCTATCCTACCTTCTGGCATCTCGGACCAGCACCATGCCATCTTTTTGAGGTCATTAAAGGCTCTGTCACAGACACTTAAACGTGACATTTACGACCTACGGGCTCCGGGACTTCTGGTCGATCAGCTCTCCCCCCCTGATCCCGACCCATTAGGCCCCCTTCGTTACTCCACCGTCTACTGGGTTGACCATCTTGGCGATTCGAAATCCACGAAAACAGACCCTAACAGCGATGTAGAGGACGGCGGCATTATTCATGAATTTATTCGGAAGAATTATTTATACTGGCTAGAATGTCTTAGTTTGTTACACTATGTGCCAGAGGGGGTTAAGGCGATGCAAAAGCTCGAGGATATTGCA AGAAATACAAAATTGCAGCAACTATCGGAACTTGTCCAAGATGCGCGCCGCTTTATTCTTTCTCACAAATTAGCCATGGAGATCGCCCCATTGCAGCTCTACACTGCAGCACTTCTGTTCAGCCCCGCGAACAGCCTAGTCAGAGTGCTTTTCAAGAAGGAAGAGCCTGATTGGGTCACACCAAAGCCGGTTATGAGACTAGACTGGGGCGAGTGCTTGCAGACGCTTGAAGGCCACAGCGGTTGGGTGTGGGcggtggccttctcgcacgactccaagctcgtggcctcgGCCTCTCAAGACAAGAcgatacggatctggcacGCAgacacgggcgagtgcacgcAGAGGCTCGAGGGCCACCGCGACCACGTAAActcggtggccttctcgcacgactccaagctcgtggcctcgGCCTCTGACGACGAGAcgatacggatctggcatgcggacacgggcgagtgcacgcAGACGCTCGAGGGCCACAGCGGCCGGGTAAActcggtggccttctcgcacgactccaagctcgtggcctcgGGCTCTGGCGACGGGAcgatacggatctggcaTGCGGACACAGGCGACGAGAcgatacggatctggcacGCAgacacgggcgagtgcacgcAGAGGCTCGAGGGCCACAGCGGCTGGGTAATCTCGGTGGCATTCTCGCacgactccaagctcgtggcctcgGCCGCTAAAGACAAGAcgatacggatctggcacgcggacacgggcgagtgcacgcAGAGGCTCGAGGGCCACAGCGGCTGGGTATActtggtggccttctcgcacgactctAAGCTCGTAGCCTCGGCCTCTAATGACGAGAcgatacggatctggcatgcggacacgggcgagtgcacgcAGACGCTCGAAGGCCACCGCGACGAGGTATACTgggtggccttctcgcacgactccaagctcgtggcctcgGCCTCTAACGACGAGAcgatacggatctggcacGCAgacacgggcgagtgcacgcAGACGCTCGAAGGCCACCGCGACCAGGTAAActcggtggccttctcgcacgactccaagctcgtggcctcgGCCTCTCAAGACAAAATgatacggatctggcacgcggacacgggcgagtgcacgcAGACGCTCGAGGGCCACAGCAGCTGGGTAAActcggtggccttctcgcacgactccaagctcgtggcctcgGGCTCTGGCGACGGGAcgatacggatctggcatgcggacacgggcgagtgcacgcAGAGGCTCGAGGGCCACAGCGGCTGGGCGTGGGCGGTGGtcttctcgcacgactccaagctcgtggcctcgGCCTCTAAAGACAAGAcgatacggatctggcatgcggacacgggcgagtgcacgcAGAGGCTCGAGGGCCACAGCGGCTGGGCGTGGGCGGTGGtcttctcgcacgactccaagctcgtggcctcgGCCTCTAAAGACAAGAcgatacggatctggcacGCGGACAGGGGCGAGTGCACGCAGAGGCTCGAGGGCCACTGCGGCTGGGTATActcggtggccttctcgcacgactctAAGCTCGTGGCCTCGGCCTCTCAAGACAAGAcgatacggatctggcacgcggacacgggcgagtgcaTGCAGAGGCTCGAGGGCCACAGCGGCTGGGTAAActcggtggccttctcgcacgactccaagctcgtggcctcgGCCTCTAACGACGAGAcgatacggatctggcaTGCGGACACGGGCGACTGCACGCAGAGGCTCGAGGGCCACAGCGGCCGGGTAAActcggtggccttctcgcacgactccaagctcgtggcctcgGGCTCTGGCGACGAGAcgatacggatctggcacGCGGACACGGGCAATTGCACACAGATTATTAACACTAGACTTACTACAACGATCTTATCGTTTGAACTGGATAACGCACATCTACGAACTACTAAAAATTCTTTCTCTGTACTTGGCGACAATGCTCCTCCATACTGCTTTGCAGATCTCCTCCTACAACCTCCTGCTAGTGTGATCGCGCATCGTCCCACCTACGGCATCAGCCAAGATCAACGCTGGGTCACATTAAACGGAGAGAACACGCTCTGGCTCCCAGTGGAATTTCGTCCCAATTGCTGGGCGGTATCAGGATCTACCATCGTTATTGGATGCTACTCGGGTAGAGTTATAATAATTGGGTTTAACCAAAGTGGAAGACCAGAGGTATTCAGTCGTTAA
- a CDS encoding Ankyrin repeat protein (similar to Neosartorya fischeri NRRL 181 XP_001258962.1), translating into MTMISLWKLQLAHFSVKEYLTSGRHDKDIGQIFRDEVAEASIATVCIAYLLHLDQDIPIRQIREAFPLAEYSARYWMSHAAVAEARTQNCNVCIEKFFCHHKSSYKNCYSLYRPDTLFLLPGDYSRMEPAPALYYASFGGLANAVQYLLSRGANVKAQGGSYGTALHAASHRGHEAVVKLLLDRGADVEAKGCACGQTPLSRAAERGHEAVVKLLLDKGADAEAKDDYGQTPLSWAGLVEGEDATGHQTPLSLAAWNGHEAVVKLLLDKGADVEAKDEYGRTPLSLAAWNGHEAVVELLLDRGADVEAKDEYGRTPLSLAAKNGHEAAVELLIASFGVDPYVTDGAGTTLLSWAMQTGVTPLFWAAEKGQEAIVKLLLEDADVEAAVELLLDRGADVDAKDEYGQTPLSLAAENGHEAIVKLLQSKSR; encoded by the exons atgacgatgataaGCCTATGGAAGCTCCAGTTGGCCCATTTCTCCGTCAAGGAATATTTGACGTCTGGCCGGCATGACAAAGACATTGGCCAAATCTTTCGGGACGAGGTTGCTGAAGCGTCAATTGCAACTGTGTGTATTGCATATTTGTTGCATTTAGACCAGGATATTCCGATACGTCAGATCAGGGAGGCTTTTCCTTTGGCAGAGTATTCGGCAAGGTACTGGATGAGCCATGCTGCAGTGGCTGAAGCAAGGACACAAAACTGCAACGTTTGTATCGAGAAATTCTTCTGCCACCACAAAAGTTCATATAAGAACTGCTACAGCCTCTATCGTCCAGATACCCTTTTCCTGTTACCGGGAGACTACTCAAGAATGGAACCAGCTCCTGCGTTGTATTACGCATCATTTGGAGGGTTGGCAAACGCGGTACAATACCTGCTTAGTCGAGGCGCCAATGTCAAGGCGCAAGGTGGAAGTTACGGCACCGCGCTTCATGCCGCTTCACACAGAGGAcacgaggccgtcgtcaagctgctgcttgacaggGGCGCCGACGTGGAGGCGAAGGGCTGTGCATGtggtcagacgccgctctcGCGGGCCGCCGAGAGggggcacgaggccgtcgtcaagctgctgctcgatAAGGGCGCCGACGCTGAGGCGAAGGATGATTatggtcagacgccgctctcGTGGGCC GGCCTGGTCGAAGGCGAAGATGCAACCGGTCATCAGACGCCGCTCTCGTTGGCCGCCTGGAACGGAcacgaggccgtcgtcaagctgctgctcgacaagggcgccgacgtcgaggcGAAGGATGAGTACGGTCGGACGCCGCTCTCGTTGGCCGCCTGGAACGGACACGAGGCCGTCGtcgagctgctgctcgacaggggcgccgacgtcgaggcGAAGGATGAGTACGGTCGGACGCCACTCTCGTTGGCCGCCaagaacgggcacgaggccgcCGTCGAGCTGCTGATCGCCAGCTTTGGCGTTGACCCCTACGTTACAGATGGCGCTGGCACAACGCTACTATCGTGGGCCATGCAGACCGGTGTGACACCACTCTTTTGGGCCGCTGAGAAGGGGCAagaggccatcgtcaagctgctgctcgaggaCGCCGATGTCGAG GCCGCCGtcgagctgctgctcgacaggggcgccgacgtcgacgcGAAGGATGAGTacggtcagacgccgctctcATTGGCCGCCGAGAACGGACACGAGGCCAtagtcaagctgctgcaatcGAAATCTCGATAA